One window of the Rosa rugosa chromosome 3, drRosRugo1.1, whole genome shotgun sequence genome contains the following:
- the LOC133737195 gene encoding protein CHROMATIN REMODELING 25-like, with the protein RPTRLGSRRRRRRPRARKRTRGSKRRRTRESSETQGPPSASAAVRKRSEIEECRCSPQPLLPRVLSVTEGATVCRKPFKPPCSKGYDDGNDQLARRLSARRRFVPWGGSSSAPFFPVIERFPSLPNDAEKDVVEEIVTLPPGIDPLVLWQPEEFEDGDANMVQIVVDPLLVRFLRPHQREGVQFMFDCVAGLNSAANIHGCILADDMGLGKTLQSITLLYTLLYQGFDGKSMVKKAIIVTPTSLVSNWEAPIKKWVGDRVCLIALCESTRDDVVSGIDQFTSARSRLQFILRRTNALLSNHLPLKIIEVVCCKLTPLQLDLYNHFIHSKNVKRAISEDTKQTKILAYITALKKLCNHPKLIYDTIKSGNPGSSSFEDCIRFFPPQMFSGRSGSWIGGDGAWVELSGKMHVLARLLAQLRKKTDDRIVLVSNYTHVMLCNDSRT; encoded by the exons CGACCCACAAGACTTGGATctcggagaagaagaagaagaccaagaGCTCGAAAACGAACCAGAGGTTCAAAACGACGACGTACGCGAGAATCGTCGGAGACCCAAGGCCCGCCCTCCGCTTCCGCCGCCGTCCGGAAAAGATCGGAAATCGAAGAATGTCGATGCTCTCCTCAG CCGCTTCTTCCACGAGTTCTGTCGGTGACGGAAGGAGCAACAGTTTGTAGGAAACCGTTTAAACCACCATGCTCCAAAGGCTATGATGATGGAAATGACCAGCTCGCTCGGCGTCTCTCAGCACGCAGACGGTTTGTTCCCTGGGGCGGTTCATCAAGTGCACCGTTTTTTCCGGTTATTGAGAGGTTTCCTAGTTTGCCAAATGATGCTGAGAAAGATGTAGTGGAAGAGATTGTGACACTGCCACCTGGAATTGATCCCTTGGTCTTGTGGCAACCTGAAGAATTTGAGGATGGGGATGCTAATATGGTGCAGATAGTAGTGGACCCTCTGCTTGTTCGTTTCCTTCGACCACATCAAAG AGAAGGGGTTCAATTCATGTTTGATTGTGTTGCGGGCTTAAATAGTGCTGCAAATATACATGGATGTATTCTTGCAGATGATATGGG GTTGGGAAAGACATTGCAGTCAATCACATTACTTTATACCCTTCTTTACCAAGGGTTTGATGGGAAATCAATGGTTAAAAAGGCCATTATAGTCACTCCCACCAGTCTTGTGAGCAATTGGGAGGCTCCGATAAAGAAGTGGGTCGGAGACAGAGTTTGCCTCATTGCTCTGTGTGAAAGTACCAGAGATGATGTTGTTTCTGGAATTGATCAGTTCACAAGTGCTCGCAGCCGTTTGCAG TTTATACTGCGGAGGACTAATGCACTACTTTCAAATCACCTGCCACTAAAG ATAATTGAAGTTGTCTGTTGCAAGTTGACTCCTCTCCAATTAGACCTTTATAACCATTTTATACATTCTAAAAAT GTTAAACGAGCAATCTCAGAAGACACAAAGCAAACAAAAATATTAGCTTATATAACTGCTCTAAAGAAGCTGTGCAATCATCCAAAG CTCATCTATGATACTATAAAAAGTGGAAATCCAGGAAGTTCAAGTTTTGAGGACTGCATTCGCTTTTTCCCTCCACAGATGTTCTCTGGAAG ATCTGGATCATGGATTGGTGGAGATGGGGCTTGGGTTGAACTGTCAGGAAAGATGCATGTTTTAGCTCGGTTACTTGCCCAATTACGGAAGAAGACTGATGACCGTATTGTCCTTGTCTCAAACTATACGCATGTAATGTTGTGCAATGATTCTAGAACATAA